From the genome of Orcinus orca chromosome 5, mOrcOrc1.1, whole genome shotgun sequence, one region includes:
- the LOC105748866 gene encoding keratin-associated protein 19-7-like produces the protein MSYYGNYCQGLGYSCGDFGGLGYGYSCRCGSFRRLGYGCGYGGYGYGCYHPYYYRRYWCSGFY, from the coding sequence ATGAGCTACTACGGCAACTACTGCCAAGGCCTGGGCTACAGCTGTGGAGACTTTGGTGGCCTGGGCTATGGCTACAGCTGCAGATGTGGTAGCTTCCGCAGGCTGGGCTATGGCTGTGGTTATGGAGGCTATGGATATGGCTGCTACCATCCATATTACTATAGAAGATACTGGTGTTCTGGCTTCTACTGA